A part of Molothrus aeneus isolate 106 chromosome 10, BPBGC_Maene_1.0, whole genome shotgun sequence genomic DNA contains:
- the VWA5B2 gene encoding von Willebrand factor A domain-containing protein 5B2 isoform X3: MPGLYALLSWEALPLKSSTVKACANGYSLSITAHLLYTNPHKEPVEGIFIYPLEESEVVAGFEAAAGSRRVTFQLQSRQRVQECCLQCSPSPGRPRRCNSGHLVLDEDVERSTFIIVTGTLCPSESLAVTLNTVQELPTLPDGALRLLLPPILTPHVPADPESEPASLCDDRLALCPTSCFGGPGARSQSPTMVPVDSVDVFRGQTYNPFPYEFTFELLVKGPCLLAGLESPSHALRADADPWANSATTTCVTLAEPHRYDRDLEIILYPCEPHSPHLVIEDGTMTYPEYEAHIRSRRDYVRIARKDSSGERQVAFVQKRFHKDIFPNPVLMLNFCPAVEAVPGALQSVTREILFLIDRSDSISGPDLDKVKKALLVALKSLPSGTLLNLASFGADIKPLFPSSRLCSNETLRRACEHLGGLRADPGGTNLLAALGWALTQPLHHGYPRQLFLFTGAVAGSASRILRLVRRQASTVRCFSFGMGPRVCRRLLKAMAKVSRGRAEFLSPSERLQPKLIKSLKKAIEPAISDITIDWYVPDSMEALLSPTELPALYPGDRLISYCVLYSIARFGDRRPLGQDGARQSSRGSAFLSQQEVPSPGESRQPPQTQPGTGDASLDVFSGSTEVSERSIDPVSGGDIWKRIYQPSYIQEQYVLTHCSVSTDRSQGLLSRSSTSSESTGSRDVAPEGGSSGPGADVTSQQGQKSLSLCESSTKSAPLPSAPAGTKVTVALSTEELARQKKVLARAALAGRSFSTPHGELDTHRLCQALEKVSQKRNLSLEGQLDELGPQPRQMQPGAAESNNLLSPTHLDWDMLVEPSYLFSASPAPEAGQPSLGDASMPLRCQVVIHALRAGTPVSWEVTASLESLLQPREGPGREDLPRRAAKAWDKPLHRLAARSVVRDNESVAQREAKLEQGFARRFRLKAVQTSKACNVPSLYTRLVPVDGATQTALPAAPEVWGVAGSASRTRAAAAGNWHHRSSSAGQGQQQEAEEQDEAPGTAGRDEIARSPGSTSSPTFGWEKQNYSNGPPSSPSTASMGSQKSTESIAGSRFSLSRRRGPSLVLRPQCLSPESERSSNHASHDYLPLVQLQQARGPFQLTESFSEVVQIPLDRLRRASPYASHRASLSPVSPGARSLPEAGAGAEEGEEPLTALQPSSPPSRSTCSEVPSAAAWAQADSGHGSESDTGPHSAAPSEAGVSCQDVGPEELESASWATAVALAWLEHRCAGFFEEWELVAAKADAWLQAQHLPEGVDVGCLKGAARHLFLLLRHWDENIKLNMLCYNPNNV, from the exons ATGCCAGGCCTCTACGCCCTCTTGTCCTGGGAGGCTCTGCCCCTGAAGAGCTCCACGGTGAAGGCTTGTGCCAACGGATACTCCCTGAGCATCACTGCTCACCTCCTGTACACCAACCCCCACAAGGAGCCCGTGGAAG gcatCTTCATCTACCCGCTGGAGGAGTCGGAGGTGGTGGCTGGCTTTGAGGCAGCGGCGGGCAGCCGGCGGGTGACGTTCCAGCTGCAGAGCCGGCAGCGGGTGCAGgagtgctgcctgcagtgcagccccagccccggccgccCGCGCCGCTGCAACAGCG gCCACCTTGTCTTGGATGAGGACGTGGAGCGCTCCACCTTCATCATTGTCACCGGCACGCTGTGCCCATCGGAGAGCCTGGCTGTCACCCTGAacacagtgcaggagctgcccacGCTGCCAGACGGGGCCCTGcgcctcctcctgccccccatCCTCACACCCCACGTCCCCGCCGACCCCGAGAGCGAGCCGGCAAGCTTGTGTGACGACAGGTTGGCCCTATG CCCCACAAGCTGTTTTGGGGGGCCAGGTGCCCGGAGCCAGTCACCCACTATGGTGCCTGTGGACAGCGTGGATGTCTTTCGGGGACAAACCTACAACCCTTTTCCTTACGAGTTCACCTTCGAGCTGCTGGTGAAGGGCCCCTGCTTGCTGGCAG GGCTGGAGAGCCCATCACATGCCCTGAGAGCTGATGCTGACCCTTGGGCCAATTCTGCCACCACCACCTGTGTCACCCTAGCCGAGCCCCACCGCTACGACAGGGACCTGGAGATCATCCTCTACCCTTGTG agccccacagCCCACACCTGGTGATTGAGGATGGCACCATGACGTACCCCGAGTACGAGGCGCACATCCGGAGCCGCCGGGATTACGTGCGGATTGCCAGGAAGGACAGCAGTGGCGAGAGACAG GTGGCTTTCGTGCAGAAGCGTTTCCACAAGGACATCTTCCCCAACCCCGTGCTGATGCTGAACTTCTGCCCGGCTGTGGAGGCTGTCCCCGGGGCCCTGCAGAGCGTCACCCGTGAGATCCTCTTCCTCATCGACCGCAGCGACTCCATCAGTGGCCCTGACCTTGACAAGGTCAAG AAGGCTTTGCTGGTGGCCCTGAAGAGCCTCCCGTCAGGAACACTGCTCAACCTCGCCAGCTTCGGCGCTGACATCAAGCCGCTCTTCCCATCCAGTCGCCTCTGCAGCAAC GAGACGTTGCGCCGTGCCTGCGAGCACCTGGGCGGGCTGCGGGCAGACCCTGGTGGCACCAacctgctggcagccctgggctgggcgcTGACACAGCCCCTCCACCACGGCTACCCTCGCCAGCTGTTCCTCTTCACCGGTGCAGTAgcgggcagtgccagcaggatcCTCCGGCTGGTGCGCAGGCAGGCCAGCACCGTCAG GTGCTTCAGCTTTGGCATGGGCCCGCGGGTGTGCCGGCGGCTGCTGAAGGCCATGGCCAAGGTGAGCCGGGGCCGTGCTGAGTTTCTGAGTCCATCTGAGAGGCTGCAGCCCAAG CTGATCAAGTCCCTGAAGAAGGCGATCGAGCCGGCCATCAGCGACATCACCATCGACTGGTACGTCCCCGACAGCATGGAGGCTCTGCTCTCGCCCACCGAGCTCCCGGCCCTGTACCCTGGGGACCGCCTCATCAGCTACTGCGTCCTCTACAGCATCGCCCGCTTTGGGGACAGGCGCCCGCTG GGCCAGGATGGGGCTCGCCAGAGCTCCCGGGGCTCAGCCTTTCTCTCCCAGCAGGAAGTGCCCAGTCCTGGGGAGAGCCGCCAGCCACCCCAGACCCAGCCAGGAACTGGGGATGCCTCCCTGGATGTTTTTTCTGGAAGTACAGAGGTGTCAGAGCGGA GTATTGATCCTGTTTCTGGGGGAGACATCTGGAAGCGGATCTACCAGCCCTCCTACATCCAGGAGCAATATGTCCTGACACACTGCTCTGTCAGCACTGACcgcagccaggggctgctctcccGCAGCTCCACCAGCAGCGAGTCCACTGGTTCCCGGGATGTGGCCCCCGAGGGTGGCTCCTCAGGCCCTGGTGCTGATGTCacctcccagcagggccagaaGAGCCTGTCCCTCTGCGAGTCCTCCACCAAATCTGCCCCGCtgccctctgccccagctggcaCCAAG GTGACAGTGGCCctgagcacagaggagctggcGCGTCAGAAGAAGGTGCTGGCAcgtgctgccctggctgggcgCAGCTTCTCCACGCCACACGGGGAGCTGGATACCCATCGGCTCTGCCAGGCCCTGGAAAAGGTGTCTCAGAAGAGGAACCTGTCCCTGGAGGGGCAGCTGGATGAGCTGGGACCCCAGCCACGGCAAATGCAGCCCGGTGCAGCGGAGTCAA ATAACCTCCTCTCACCCACCCACCTGGACTGGGACATGCTGGTGGAGCCCTCCTACCTCTTCAGTGCCTCGCCAGCGCCCGAGGCggggcagcccagcctgggtgATGCCAGCATGCCCCTGCGCTGCCAGGTGGTGATCCACGCGCTGCGAGCCGGCACGCCCGTGTCCTGGGAAGTGACAGCTTCCCTGgaatccctgctgcagccccgggaggggccgggcagGGAGGACCTGCCGCGGCGGGCGGCCAAAGCCTGGGACAAGCCCCTGCACCGCCTGGCAGCGCGCTCCGTGGTGCGGGACAATGAGAGCGTGGCGCAGCGGGAAGCCAAGCTGGAGCAGG GTTTTGCCCGCCGGTTCCGCCTGAAAGCCGTGCAAACCAGCAAAGCCTGCAACGTGCCTTCCCTCTACACCCGCCTGGTGCCCGTGGACGGTGCCACGCAGACAGccctgcccgcagcccccgAGGTGTGGGGCGTAG CTGGTTCAGCCAGCCGGACACGAGCTGCTGCGGCAGGGAACTGGCACCACCGGAGCTCCTCAGCGGgtcaggggcagcagcaggaggcagaggagcaggatgaggcccctggcactgcag GGCGAGACGAGATCGCCAGGTCCCCGggcagcacctcctcccctACCTTtggctgggaaaagcagaactACTCAAACG GGCCCCCATCCAGCCCCTCCACCGCCTCCATGGGCTCCCAGAAATCCACAGAGAGCATCGCAGGCTCCAG GTTTAGCCTGAGCAGGCGCAGGggtcccagcctggtgctgcgCCCGCAGTGCCTCAGCCCAGAGAGCGAGCGCTCCAGCAACCATGCCAGCCATGACTACCTCCCACTG GTACAGCTGCAGCAAGCCCGGGGGCCATTCCAGCTCACCGAGAGCTTCTCTGAAGTGGTGCAGATCCCCCTGGACCGCCTGCGCCGCGCCTCCCCCTACGCCTCCCACCGTGCCAGCCtcagccccgtgtccccaggggcCAGGAGCCTCCCTGAGGCAGGAGCCGGGGctgaggagggtgaggagcccctcacagccctgcagcccagctcgcCCCCGTCCCGCAGCACTTGCTCCGAGGTGCCCAGCGCGGCCGCGTGGGCGCAGGCGGACAGCGGGCACGGCTCTGAGTCTGACACCGGGCCCCACTCGGCTGCCCCCTCTGAGGCCGGTGTGAGCTGTCAGGACGTGgggccagaggagctggagagtGCCAGCTGGGCCACGGCGGTGGCCTTGGCGTGGCTGGAGCATCGCTGCGCCGGGTTCTTTGAGGAGTGGGAGCTGGTGGCAGCCAAGGCGGACGCgtggctgcaggcacagcacctGCCCGAGGGGGTGGACGTGGGCTGCCTCAAAGGGGCAGCCAGGCacttgttcctgctgctgcgCCACTGGGACGAGAACATCAAGCTGAACATGCTGTGCTACAACCCCAACAACGTCTGA
- the VWA5B2 gene encoding von Willebrand factor A domain-containing protein 5B2 isoform X2 has protein sequence MVPVDSVDVFRGQTYNPFPYEFTFELLVKGPCLLAGLESPSHALRADADPWANSATTTCVTLAEPHRYDRDLEIILYPCEPHSPHLVIEDGTMTYPEYEAHIRSRRDYVRIARKDSSGERQVAFVQKRFHKDIFPNPVLMLNFCPAVEAVPGALQSVTREILFLIDRSDSISGPDLDKVKALLVALKSLPSGTLLNLASFGADIKPLFPSSRLCSNETLRRACEHLGGLRADPGGTNLLAALGWALTQPLHHGYPRQLFLFTGAVAGSASRILRLVRRQASTVRCFSFGMGPRVCRRLLKAMAKVSRGRAEFLSPSERLQPKLIKSLKKAIEPAISDITIDWYVPDSMEALLSPTELPALYPGDRLISYCVLYSIARFGDRRPLGQDGARQSSRGSAFLSQQEVPSPGESRQPPQTQPGTGDASLDVFSGSTEVSERSIDPVSGGDIWKRIYQPSYIQEQYVLTHCSVSTDRSQGLLSRSSTSSESTGSRDVAPEGGSSGPGADVTSQQGQKSLSLCESSTKSAPLPSAPAGTKVTVALSTEELARQKKVLARAALAGRSFSTPHGELDTHRLCQALEKVSQKRNLSLEGQLDELGPQPRQMQPGAAESNNLLSPTHLDWDMLVEPSYLFSASPAPEAGQPSLGDASMPLRCQVVIHALRAGTPVSWEVTASLESLLQPREGPGREDLPRRAAKAWDKPLHRLAARSVVRDNESVAQREAKLEQGFARRFRLKAVQTSKACNVPSLYTRLVPVDGATQTALPAAPEVWGVAGSASRTRAAAAGNWHHRSSSAGQGQQQEAEEQDEAPGTAGRDEIARSPGSTSSPTFGWEKQNYSNGPPSSPSTASMGSQKSTESIAGSRFSLSRRRGPSLVLRPQCLSPESERSSNHASHDYLPLVQLQQARGPFQLTESFSEVVQIPLDRLRRASPYASHRASLSPVSPGARSLPEAGAGAEEGEEPLTALQPSSPPSRSTCSEVPSAAAWAQADSGHGSESDTGPHSAAPSEAGVSCQDVGPEELESASWATAVALAWLEHRCAGFFEEWELVAAKADAWLQAQHLPEGVDVGCLKGAARHLFLLLRHWDENIKLNMLCYNPNNV, from the exons ATGGTGCCTGTGGACAGCGTGGATGTCTTTCGGGGACAAACCTACAACCCTTTTCCTTACGAGTTCACCTTCGAGCTGCTGGTGAAGGGCCCCTGCTTGCTGGCAG GGCTGGAGAGCCCATCACATGCCCTGAGAGCTGATGCTGACCCTTGGGCCAATTCTGCCACCACCACCTGTGTCACCCTAGCCGAGCCCCACCGCTACGACAGGGACCTGGAGATCATCCTCTACCCTTGTG agccccacagCCCACACCTGGTGATTGAGGATGGCACCATGACGTACCCCGAGTACGAGGCGCACATCCGGAGCCGCCGGGATTACGTGCGGATTGCCAGGAAGGACAGCAGTGGCGAGAGACAG GTGGCTTTCGTGCAGAAGCGTTTCCACAAGGACATCTTCCCCAACCCCGTGCTGATGCTGAACTTCTGCCCGGCTGTGGAGGCTGTCCCCGGGGCCCTGCAGAGCGTCACCCGTGAGATCCTCTTCCTCATCGACCGCAGCGACTCCATCAGTGGCCCTGACCTTGACAAGGTCAAG GCTTTGCTGGTGGCCCTGAAGAGCCTCCCGTCAGGAACACTGCTCAACCTCGCCAGCTTCGGCGCTGACATCAAGCCGCTCTTCCCATCCAGTCGCCTCTGCAGCAAC GAGACGTTGCGCCGTGCCTGCGAGCACCTGGGCGGGCTGCGGGCAGACCCTGGTGGCACCAacctgctggcagccctgggctgggcgcTGACACAGCCCCTCCACCACGGCTACCCTCGCCAGCTGTTCCTCTTCACCGGTGCAGTAgcgggcagtgccagcaggatcCTCCGGCTGGTGCGCAGGCAGGCCAGCACCGTCAG GTGCTTCAGCTTTGGCATGGGCCCGCGGGTGTGCCGGCGGCTGCTGAAGGCCATGGCCAAGGTGAGCCGGGGCCGTGCTGAGTTTCTGAGTCCATCTGAGAGGCTGCAGCCCAAG CTGATCAAGTCCCTGAAGAAGGCGATCGAGCCGGCCATCAGCGACATCACCATCGACTGGTACGTCCCCGACAGCATGGAGGCTCTGCTCTCGCCCACCGAGCTCCCGGCCCTGTACCCTGGGGACCGCCTCATCAGCTACTGCGTCCTCTACAGCATCGCCCGCTTTGGGGACAGGCGCCCGCTG GGCCAGGATGGGGCTCGCCAGAGCTCCCGGGGCTCAGCCTTTCTCTCCCAGCAGGAAGTGCCCAGTCCTGGGGAGAGCCGCCAGCCACCCCAGACCCAGCCAGGAACTGGGGATGCCTCCCTGGATGTTTTTTCTGGAAGTACAGAGGTGTCAGAGCGGA GTATTGATCCTGTTTCTGGGGGAGACATCTGGAAGCGGATCTACCAGCCCTCCTACATCCAGGAGCAATATGTCCTGACACACTGCTCTGTCAGCACTGACcgcagccaggggctgctctcccGCAGCTCCACCAGCAGCGAGTCCACTGGTTCCCGGGATGTGGCCCCCGAGGGTGGCTCCTCAGGCCCTGGTGCTGATGTCacctcccagcagggccagaaGAGCCTGTCCCTCTGCGAGTCCTCCACCAAATCTGCCCCGCtgccctctgccccagctggcaCCAAG GTGACAGTGGCCctgagcacagaggagctggcGCGTCAGAAGAAGGTGCTGGCAcgtgctgccctggctgggcgCAGCTTCTCCACGCCACACGGGGAGCTGGATACCCATCGGCTCTGCCAGGCCCTGGAAAAGGTGTCTCAGAAGAGGAACCTGTCCCTGGAGGGGCAGCTGGATGAGCTGGGACCCCAGCCACGGCAAATGCAGCCCGGTGCAGCGGAGTCAA ATAACCTCCTCTCACCCACCCACCTGGACTGGGACATGCTGGTGGAGCCCTCCTACCTCTTCAGTGCCTCGCCAGCGCCCGAGGCggggcagcccagcctgggtgATGCCAGCATGCCCCTGCGCTGCCAGGTGGTGATCCACGCGCTGCGAGCCGGCACGCCCGTGTCCTGGGAAGTGACAGCTTCCCTGgaatccctgctgcagccccgggaggggccgggcagGGAGGACCTGCCGCGGCGGGCGGCCAAAGCCTGGGACAAGCCCCTGCACCGCCTGGCAGCGCGCTCCGTGGTGCGGGACAATGAGAGCGTGGCGCAGCGGGAAGCCAAGCTGGAGCAGG GTTTTGCCCGCCGGTTCCGCCTGAAAGCCGTGCAAACCAGCAAAGCCTGCAACGTGCCTTCCCTCTACACCCGCCTGGTGCCCGTGGACGGTGCCACGCAGACAGccctgcccgcagcccccgAGGTGTGGGGCGTAG CTGGTTCAGCCAGCCGGACACGAGCTGCTGCGGCAGGGAACTGGCACCACCGGAGCTCCTCAGCGGgtcaggggcagcagcaggaggcagaggagcaggatgaggcccctggcactgcag GGCGAGACGAGATCGCCAGGTCCCCGggcagcacctcctcccctACCTTtggctgggaaaagcagaactACTCAAACG GGCCCCCATCCAGCCCCTCCACCGCCTCCATGGGCTCCCAGAAATCCACAGAGAGCATCGCAGGCTCCAG GTTTAGCCTGAGCAGGCGCAGGggtcccagcctggtgctgcgCCCGCAGTGCCTCAGCCCAGAGAGCGAGCGCTCCAGCAACCATGCCAGCCATGACTACCTCCCACTG GTACAGCTGCAGCAAGCCCGGGGGCCATTCCAGCTCACCGAGAGCTTCTCTGAAGTGGTGCAGATCCCCCTGGACCGCCTGCGCCGCGCCTCCCCCTACGCCTCCCACCGTGCCAGCCtcagccccgtgtccccaggggcCAGGAGCCTCCCTGAGGCAGGAGCCGGGGctgaggagggtgaggagcccctcacagccctgcagcccagctcgcCCCCGTCCCGCAGCACTTGCTCCGAGGTGCCCAGCGCGGCCGCGTGGGCGCAGGCGGACAGCGGGCACGGCTCTGAGTCTGACACCGGGCCCCACTCGGCTGCCCCCTCTGAGGCCGGTGTGAGCTGTCAGGACGTGgggccagaggagctggagagtGCCAGCTGGGCCACGGCGGTGGCCTTGGCGTGGCTGGAGCATCGCTGCGCCGGGTTCTTTGAGGAGTGGGAGCTGGTGGCAGCCAAGGCGGACGCgtggctgcaggcacagcacctGCCCGAGGGGGTGGACGTGGGCTGCCTCAAAGGGGCAGCCAGGCacttgttcctgctgctgcgCCACTGGGACGAGAACATCAAGCTGAACATGCTGTGCTACAACCCCAACAACGTCTGA
- the VWA5B2 gene encoding von Willebrand factor A domain-containing protein 5B2 isoform X1 codes for MVPVDSVDVFRGQTYNPFPYEFTFELLVKGPCLLAGLESPSHALRADADPWANSATTTCVTLAEPHRYDRDLEIILYPCEPHSPHLVIEDGTMTYPEYEAHIRSRRDYVRIARKDSSGERQVAFVQKRFHKDIFPNPVLMLNFCPAVEAVPGALQSVTREILFLIDRSDSISGPDLDKVKKALLVALKSLPSGTLLNLASFGADIKPLFPSSRLCSNETLRRACEHLGGLRADPGGTNLLAALGWALTQPLHHGYPRQLFLFTGAVAGSASRILRLVRRQASTVRCFSFGMGPRVCRRLLKAMAKVSRGRAEFLSPSERLQPKLIKSLKKAIEPAISDITIDWYVPDSMEALLSPTELPALYPGDRLISYCVLYSIARFGDRRPLGQDGARQSSRGSAFLSQQEVPSPGESRQPPQTQPGTGDASLDVFSGSTEVSERSIDPVSGGDIWKRIYQPSYIQEQYVLTHCSVSTDRSQGLLSRSSTSSESTGSRDVAPEGGSSGPGADVTSQQGQKSLSLCESSTKSAPLPSAPAGTKVTVALSTEELARQKKVLARAALAGRSFSTPHGELDTHRLCQALEKVSQKRNLSLEGQLDELGPQPRQMQPGAAESNNLLSPTHLDWDMLVEPSYLFSASPAPEAGQPSLGDASMPLRCQVVIHALRAGTPVSWEVTASLESLLQPREGPGREDLPRRAAKAWDKPLHRLAARSVVRDNESVAQREAKLEQGFARRFRLKAVQTSKACNVPSLYTRLVPVDGATQTALPAAPEVWGVAGSASRTRAAAAGNWHHRSSSAGQGQQQEAEEQDEAPGTAGRDEIARSPGSTSSPTFGWEKQNYSNGPPSSPSTASMGSQKSTESIAGSRFSLSRRRGPSLVLRPQCLSPESERSSNHASHDYLPLVQLQQARGPFQLTESFSEVVQIPLDRLRRASPYASHRASLSPVSPGARSLPEAGAGAEEGEEPLTALQPSSPPSRSTCSEVPSAAAWAQADSGHGSESDTGPHSAAPSEAGVSCQDVGPEELESASWATAVALAWLEHRCAGFFEEWELVAAKADAWLQAQHLPEGVDVGCLKGAARHLFLLLRHWDENIKLNMLCYNPNNV; via the exons ATGGTGCCTGTGGACAGCGTGGATGTCTTTCGGGGACAAACCTACAACCCTTTTCCTTACGAGTTCACCTTCGAGCTGCTGGTGAAGGGCCCCTGCTTGCTGGCAG GGCTGGAGAGCCCATCACATGCCCTGAGAGCTGATGCTGACCCTTGGGCCAATTCTGCCACCACCACCTGTGTCACCCTAGCCGAGCCCCACCGCTACGACAGGGACCTGGAGATCATCCTCTACCCTTGTG agccccacagCCCACACCTGGTGATTGAGGATGGCACCATGACGTACCCCGAGTACGAGGCGCACATCCGGAGCCGCCGGGATTACGTGCGGATTGCCAGGAAGGACAGCAGTGGCGAGAGACAG GTGGCTTTCGTGCAGAAGCGTTTCCACAAGGACATCTTCCCCAACCCCGTGCTGATGCTGAACTTCTGCCCGGCTGTGGAGGCTGTCCCCGGGGCCCTGCAGAGCGTCACCCGTGAGATCCTCTTCCTCATCGACCGCAGCGACTCCATCAGTGGCCCTGACCTTGACAAGGTCAAG AAGGCTTTGCTGGTGGCCCTGAAGAGCCTCCCGTCAGGAACACTGCTCAACCTCGCCAGCTTCGGCGCTGACATCAAGCCGCTCTTCCCATCCAGTCGCCTCTGCAGCAAC GAGACGTTGCGCCGTGCCTGCGAGCACCTGGGCGGGCTGCGGGCAGACCCTGGTGGCACCAacctgctggcagccctgggctgggcgcTGACACAGCCCCTCCACCACGGCTACCCTCGCCAGCTGTTCCTCTTCACCGGTGCAGTAgcgggcagtgccagcaggatcCTCCGGCTGGTGCGCAGGCAGGCCAGCACCGTCAG GTGCTTCAGCTTTGGCATGGGCCCGCGGGTGTGCCGGCGGCTGCTGAAGGCCATGGCCAAGGTGAGCCGGGGCCGTGCTGAGTTTCTGAGTCCATCTGAGAGGCTGCAGCCCAAG CTGATCAAGTCCCTGAAGAAGGCGATCGAGCCGGCCATCAGCGACATCACCATCGACTGGTACGTCCCCGACAGCATGGAGGCTCTGCTCTCGCCCACCGAGCTCCCGGCCCTGTACCCTGGGGACCGCCTCATCAGCTACTGCGTCCTCTACAGCATCGCCCGCTTTGGGGACAGGCGCCCGCTG GGCCAGGATGGGGCTCGCCAGAGCTCCCGGGGCTCAGCCTTTCTCTCCCAGCAGGAAGTGCCCAGTCCTGGGGAGAGCCGCCAGCCACCCCAGACCCAGCCAGGAACTGGGGATGCCTCCCTGGATGTTTTTTCTGGAAGTACAGAGGTGTCAGAGCGGA GTATTGATCCTGTTTCTGGGGGAGACATCTGGAAGCGGATCTACCAGCCCTCCTACATCCAGGAGCAATATGTCCTGACACACTGCTCTGTCAGCACTGACcgcagccaggggctgctctcccGCAGCTCCACCAGCAGCGAGTCCACTGGTTCCCGGGATGTGGCCCCCGAGGGTGGCTCCTCAGGCCCTGGTGCTGATGTCacctcccagcagggccagaaGAGCCTGTCCCTCTGCGAGTCCTCCACCAAATCTGCCCCGCtgccctctgccccagctggcaCCAAG GTGACAGTGGCCctgagcacagaggagctggcGCGTCAGAAGAAGGTGCTGGCAcgtgctgccctggctgggcgCAGCTTCTCCACGCCACACGGGGAGCTGGATACCCATCGGCTCTGCCAGGCCCTGGAAAAGGTGTCTCAGAAGAGGAACCTGTCCCTGGAGGGGCAGCTGGATGAGCTGGGACCCCAGCCACGGCAAATGCAGCCCGGTGCAGCGGAGTCAA ATAACCTCCTCTCACCCACCCACCTGGACTGGGACATGCTGGTGGAGCCCTCCTACCTCTTCAGTGCCTCGCCAGCGCCCGAGGCggggcagcccagcctgggtgATGCCAGCATGCCCCTGCGCTGCCAGGTGGTGATCCACGCGCTGCGAGCCGGCACGCCCGTGTCCTGGGAAGTGACAGCTTCCCTGgaatccctgctgcagccccgggaggggccgggcagGGAGGACCTGCCGCGGCGGGCGGCCAAAGCCTGGGACAAGCCCCTGCACCGCCTGGCAGCGCGCTCCGTGGTGCGGGACAATGAGAGCGTGGCGCAGCGGGAAGCCAAGCTGGAGCAGG GTTTTGCCCGCCGGTTCCGCCTGAAAGCCGTGCAAACCAGCAAAGCCTGCAACGTGCCTTCCCTCTACACCCGCCTGGTGCCCGTGGACGGTGCCACGCAGACAGccctgcccgcagcccccgAGGTGTGGGGCGTAG CTGGTTCAGCCAGCCGGACACGAGCTGCTGCGGCAGGGAACTGGCACCACCGGAGCTCCTCAGCGGgtcaggggcagcagcaggaggcagaggagcaggatgaggcccctggcactgcag GGCGAGACGAGATCGCCAGGTCCCCGggcagcacctcctcccctACCTTtggctgggaaaagcagaactACTCAAACG GGCCCCCATCCAGCCCCTCCACCGCCTCCATGGGCTCCCAGAAATCCACAGAGAGCATCGCAGGCTCCAG GTTTAGCCTGAGCAGGCGCAGGggtcccagcctggtgctgcgCCCGCAGTGCCTCAGCCCAGAGAGCGAGCGCTCCAGCAACCATGCCAGCCATGACTACCTCCCACTG GTACAGCTGCAGCAAGCCCGGGGGCCATTCCAGCTCACCGAGAGCTTCTCTGAAGTGGTGCAGATCCCCCTGGACCGCCTGCGCCGCGCCTCCCCCTACGCCTCCCACCGTGCCAGCCtcagccccgtgtccccaggggcCAGGAGCCTCCCTGAGGCAGGAGCCGGGGctgaggagggtgaggagcccctcacagccctgcagcccagctcgcCCCCGTCCCGCAGCACTTGCTCCGAGGTGCCCAGCGCGGCCGCGTGGGCGCAGGCGGACAGCGGGCACGGCTCTGAGTCTGACACCGGGCCCCACTCGGCTGCCCCCTCTGAGGCCGGTGTGAGCTGTCAGGACGTGgggccagaggagctggagagtGCCAGCTGGGCCACGGCGGTGGCCTTGGCGTGGCTGGAGCATCGCTGCGCCGGGTTCTTTGAGGAGTGGGAGCTGGTGGCAGCCAAGGCGGACGCgtggctgcaggcacagcacctGCCCGAGGGGGTGGACGTGGGCTGCCTCAAAGGGGCAGCCAGGCacttgttcctgctgctgcgCCACTGGGACGAGAACATCAAGCTGAACATGCTGTGCTACAACCCCAACAACGTCTGA